One window of the Granulicella arctica genome contains the following:
- a CDS encoding NupC/NupG family nucleoside CNT transporter, translating into MARFTGLLGLITFLGLAYAFSTDRRAIRWRTVIWGLGLQIVFAFMVIKWNAGQVILHRVSAVITSLLAHSVDGSSLVFGRLGTPGDSLAVLAFAVLPTIIFISAFFAILYHIGLMQQIIRVVAWIMQRTMGTSGAESTNVAASIFMGQTEAPLTIRPFLAGATRSELMVIMTSGMAHVSGGIMAAYISFGINAQDLLSAVIMTAPGTILIAKMLVPETEVPATAGTVHMPPNEEHKNENFIAAIARGTIDGGQLAFNVAIMLISFVALVGLFNAMMLGISNFAWAHGNIPFPHSLNAILGVVGAPVAWLIGIPWHDARTIGNLLGTRTMINEFVAFTQLGAMKATLAPTTFSIATFALCGFANVGSIGMQIGGIGALVPNRRNDLAQLGLRAMLAGTMANLMSASIVSMLIK; encoded by the coding sequence TTGGCACGATTTACCGGTCTGCTTGGACTCATCACGTTTCTCGGCCTTGCCTACGCCTTCTCGACCGATCGCCGTGCCATTCGCTGGAGAACGGTTATCTGGGGACTCGGCCTGCAGATCGTCTTCGCCTTCATGGTTATCAAGTGGAACGCCGGCCAGGTGATCCTGCATCGGGTCTCCGCCGTCATCACCTCGCTGCTCGCCCACTCAGTCGATGGCTCCTCGCTCGTCTTCGGCCGCCTCGGCACCCCCGGTGATTCGCTTGCAGTGCTTGCCTTCGCCGTGCTGCCGACCATCATCTTCATCTCGGCCTTCTTTGCGATCCTTTATCACATTGGCCTGATGCAGCAGATCATCCGTGTCGTCGCTTGGATCATGCAGCGAACGATGGGCACCTCGGGTGCCGAGAGTACCAACGTTGCCGCCAGCATCTTCATGGGCCAGACCGAAGCCCCGCTCACCATCCGTCCCTTCCTCGCGGGCGCGACCCGCAGTGAGCTTATGGTCATCATGACCTCCGGCATGGCGCACGTCTCAGGCGGCATCATGGCGGCCTACATCAGCTTCGGCATCAACGCGCAGGACCTGCTCTCCGCCGTCATCATGACCGCGCCCGGCACCATTCTCATCGCCAAGATGCTCGTCCCCGAGACCGAAGTTCCCGCCACCGCAGGCACCGTCCACATGCCACCAAATGAGGAGCACAAGAACGAGAACTTCATCGCCGCCATCGCGCGCGGCACCATCGATGGCGGTCAGCTCGCTTTCAACGTCGCCATCATGCTCATCAGCTTCGTCGCCCTTGTCGGCCTGTTCAACGCCATGATGCTCGGCATCTCGAACTTCGCCTGGGCCCATGGAAATATTCCCTTCCCTCACTCGCTCAACGCGATCCTCGGCGTAGTCGGCGCTCCCGTCGCGTGGCTCATCGGCATCCCCTGGCACGACGCCCGCACCATCGGCAACCTGCTTGGCACCCGCACCATGATCAATGAGTTCGTAGCCTTCACCCAGCTCGGCGCGATGAAAGCCACGCTGGCCCCGACCACCTTCTCCATCGCCACCTTCGCCCTCTGCGGCTTCGCCAACGTCGGCAGCATTGGCATGCAGATCGGTGGCATCGGCGCTCTCGTCCCCAATCGCCGCAACGACCTCGCCCAGCTTGGCCTACGCGCCATGCTCGCTGGCACCATGGCCAACCTGATGTCCGCAAGCATCGTCTCGATGCTCATCAAATAA
- a CDS encoding thymidine phosphorylase, which yields MTEPIYPIDILRHKRDGLSLSDAEIQSFIRGVVDHTTSDAQIGAFLMAVWLRGLDARELATLTQTMRFSGEVFDSAPLHAFTVDKHSTGGVGDKTSLLIAPIVAAVGFASSPRLAVPMISGRSLGHTGGTLDKLETIPGFRTQLSLKEFAEVISQCGASIVGQTPSLVPADRILYAMRDHTGTVESPNLICASIMSKKLAAGLNGLVLDVKTGSGAFMSRYEDSKHLARLMVATGEAAGTRTAALLTSMDEPLGRFSGNWVEVRECIDILKGIRHPMSADLIELSNILAGWMLYLGGLAATPEAGTALADEALQNGSAYKAWLAMVALQGGDVAAFDDPAALHKPTATRILSAERSGYLAAMDCTEVGWCVQRLGAGRTTPGEPVSAAAGIEMHAKLGTWIEAGQPLCTLFSDDASLIDEPFTMLRRTLQIADQSPVRQPIVRSIITAETLR from the coding sequence ATGACAGAGCCCATCTACCCCATCGACATCCTTCGCCACAAACGGGATGGCCTCAGCCTCTCCGACGCCGAGATCCAATCTTTCATCCGAGGTGTCGTCGACCACACCACGTCCGACGCCCAGATCGGTGCCTTCCTCATGGCCGTCTGGCTGCGTGGTCTAGACGCCCGCGAGCTCGCTACCCTCACGCAGACCATGCGCTTCTCCGGCGAGGTCTTCGACTCCGCACCGCTCCACGCCTTCACAGTCGACAAGCACTCCACCGGCGGCGTCGGCGACAAGACCTCCCTCCTCATCGCGCCCATCGTCGCCGCAGTAGGTTTCGCCTCCTCACCACGCCTTGCCGTCCCTATGATCAGCGGTCGCTCCCTCGGCCACACCGGCGGCACGCTGGATAAGCTCGAAACCATCCCCGGCTTTCGCACGCAGCTCTCCCTCAAGGAGTTCGCCGAGGTCATCTCCCAATGCGGAGCCAGCATCGTCGGCCAGACGCCAAGCCTCGTCCCCGCGGACCGCATCCTTTACGCCATGCGTGACCACACAGGCACCGTCGAATCTCCCAACCTCATCTGCGCCAGCATCATGAGCAAGAAGCTGGCCGCCGGTCTCAACGGCCTAGTCCTCGACGTAAAAACTGGCAGCGGTGCCTTCATGAGCCGCTACGAAGACTCCAAACACCTCGCCCGCCTCATGGTCGCGACCGGCGAAGCCGCAGGCACGCGCACCGCCGCCCTCCTGACCTCCATGGACGAACCCCTAGGACGCTTCTCCGGCAACTGGGTTGAGGTCCGCGAATGCATCGACATCCTCAAAGGCATACGCCATCCCATGAGCGCGGACCTTATCGAGCTATCGAATATCCTCGCCGGATGGATGCTCTATCTAGGAGGCCTCGCAGCCACACCCGAAGCCGGTACAGCCCTCGCCGATGAAGCCCTGCAAAACGGCTCGGCCTACAAAGCCTGGCTCGCCATGGTCGCCCTGCAAGGTGGAGACGTTGCTGCCTTCGACGATCCAGCTGCGCTCCACAAACCGACCGCCACACGCATCCTCTCCGCCGAACGCAGCGGCTATCTCGCGGCCATGGATTGCACCGAAGTAGGCTGGTGCGTCCAGCGCCTCGGGGCCGGTCGCACCACACCCGGGGAGCCCGTATCCGCTGCTGCCGGCATCGAGATGCACGCCAAGCTCGGCACCTGGATTGAAGCCGGTCAGCCCCTCTGCACCCTCTTCAGCGACGACGCCAGCCTCATCGACGAACCCTTCACCATGCTCCGCCGAACCCTCCAGATCGCCGATCAGTCCCCCGTCCGCCAGCCCATAGTTCGCAGCATCATCACGGCGGAAACGCTCCGCTAA
- the cdd gene encoding cytidine deaminase — translation MSTTPEDRSGLSTETIAELHKQAVAVAGQAYAPYSNFRVGAALLLATGEIVIGCNVENASYRLTTCAEQSAIATAVSQYGPTIKLRAVAVANLNGTASQPCGACRQTILEFSTPETWIFYPAEDGTIAVTSMSEMLPAGFHLAH, via the coding sequence ATGTCGACAACCCCCGAAGACCGCAGCGGTCTGAGCACCGAAACGATCGCCGAGCTTCACAAGCAAGCCGTCGCCGTGGCCGGGCAAGCCTACGCGCCCTACAGCAACTTCCGTGTAGGCGCAGCCCTCCTGCTCGCGACCGGCGAGATCGTCATCGGCTGCAACGTCGAGAACGCCTCCTACCGGCTCACCACCTGCGCCGAGCAATCGGCCATCGCCACCGCCGTCAGCCAGTACGGCCCCACCATCAAGCTTCGCGCCGTCGCCGTTGCCAACCTCAATGGAACAGCCAGCCAGCCCTGCGGTGCCTGCCGCCAGACCATCCTCGAGTTCAGCACGCCGGAGACCTGGATCTTCTACCCGGCCGAAGACGGCACCATCGCCGTCACCTCGATGAGCGAGATGCTCCCCGCCGGCTTCCATTTGGCTCACTAA